In Apis cerana isolate GH-2021 linkage group LG3, AcerK_1.0, whole genome shotgun sequence, the sequence GCTAAAGCACTTCCGTTTTCTTTTCAACGGCCAAAGCTTTAGATTCTATCTCTATACTGATTACAAATTCGTGCAAATAGGTAACTTAACTATTTGTTActgccaattttttttttagacagACACGAATCTCCAATTTTCaacttgatattaaatttctatttcaaaaaattttaactttatcgaTTTTACCATTTCATAGTAATACTTCGTTGcttgttatttctatttctttttatcagttTGCGGAGGAAAGTTGTCGGATAGGATGCTTATTTCGAAGACGCACTTAACCCGAGCATAAAATCACATGGCCAGGATAAAAGATTCCCTCCCTATTCAAGGACCGATTACGATAGAAATCGTAGCTTCGGGAATGAGGCATGCCGTTTTCACAACGTGAACTCGCGTTTTAGATTCAGCGAGCCGAATGATGATCGCAATCTTCGAAATTGCCGCCACTTTTTTTCGCCGTATCCATCGCCTACGTCACGGATCCGTTCTTTTCTTCGACCTTCTTAAAACGACCGACCACCATCGACATATCGCCAGTCGAGTATCGTGATTCGTAACAAAAACTAGGACAATAAACCAGGACgagaacgaatttttaaagaacaatttatcgtaaaaaaagacaaaaagggAAATCTTGATCCAAGTGAGAAGAGAGATGTTCACCTTCTTCGCAAGGGGCACGAGAGTTTTTCCATTGTTATTAAGCGCGTTTGCAGCTTCAATCCTCGCTCAGGATGCAAAAACTACGGTGTTTCCGCTGGCCGGAAATGGCTCCGTTCTCGAATCATCGGTCAGAGTGGAAACTGCGCTTCAACAGGATATGACGCGTTCTTCCGAGCTTATCGCGCATCCCACCACCGCACCTGTCAATAATTTTCTCCTCGGTAACGTTACGCGCGATTGTGTCCAAGCGTAGATAGAAAAGTTAGACAATGTAAACGCGGTTTTCAGCGGCGCAAAGGCCCTACATTCATCTGAGGAGCGATAACGTGCCGGCTTACGTGTACGATCATCCGCATTTTGGATATCCGGTGGCCCACTCGATCGATTATCCGGTTGGCCCATCCTCCAAGCAGCTTATGATAGTCAGTTTCATAGGTTTGTTGTTGCTGTTCGCTGTTATTCAGAACACGATCGTGAACGTGAAACGAAGAGAGCTTCTGACGGACGTGCTGTCggcgaggaggaagagagagct encodes:
- the LOC107998092 gene encoding uncharacterized protein LOC107998092, which translates into the protein MFTFFARGTRVFPLLLSAFAASILAQDAKTTVFPLAGNGSVLESSVRVETALQQDMTRSSELIAHPTTAPVNNFLLAAQRPYIHLRSDNVPAYVYDHPHFGYPVAHSIDYPVGPSSKQLMIVSFIGLLLLFAVIQNTIVNVKRRELLTDVLSARRKRELYASYNFDSVTPEQEDVLDEDGRVRCIQRTVCLENRKLLKAFGATGKILAKYLTRGVEKSLKPSSGWFRLVRDAGEAGMRGEDCEVLYRGCDEQQVPSKDTSR